The following proteins come from a genomic window of Clostridia bacterium:
- a CDS encoding SDR family NAD(P)-dependent oxidoreductase — MKGNVALVTGASRGIGRVLAMRLAEKGVNLMLVSRSAQDLETVKSHVEQQGIRAVIKAADLADADIPSQIIARCIEDFGRLDYLINNAGIAIPKPLCETTVQEWDMHMELNARAPFLLCKQAVPYLQCSKDATIINISSVVGVKGYVNQAAYTASKHALMGMSNVLAQEVQDLGIRVHTICPGGVATDMVIKMRPDLDVSGLISPDEIADIVLFLLNHRHSNAVIDDIHVRRANNKPWF, encoded by the coding sequence ATGAAAGGAAATGTTGCTTTAGTAACTGGAGCCAGCCGGGGGATAGGAAGGGTTTTAGCCATGAGATTGGCTGAAAAAGGGGTCAACCTAATGCTTGTCAGCCGTTCGGCCCAAGACCTTGAAACAGTAAAATCTCACGTAGAGCAGCAAGGCATAAGAGCTGTAATAAAAGCTGCAGATCTTGCAGATGCTGATATTCCTTCCCAGATAATTGCAAGATGTATAGAGGATTTTGGGAGATTGGATTATCTTATTAATAATGCGGGCATTGCTATACCTAAACCCCTGTGTGAGACAACTGTCCAAGAATGGGATATGCATATGGAATTAAATGCAAGAGCACCGTTTTTGCTGTGCAAACAGGCTGTTCCCTATTTACAATGCTCAAAAGACGCTACAATTATAAATATTTCTTCTGTTGTAGGGGTCAAGGGGTATGTAAATCAAGCTGCCTATACAGCTTCAAAACATGCATTGATGGGTATGAGCAACGTTTTAGCACAGGAGGTTCAGGACCTGGGAATAAGGGTTCATACAATATGTCCTGGGGGAGTTGCAACAGATATGGTTATCAAGATGAGACCTGATTTGGATGTATCCGGATTGATTAGCCCTGACGAGATTGCGGATATTGTTCTTTTCTTATTGAATCATAGGCACAGCAATGCGGTTATCGATGATATCCATGTAAGAAGGGCGAATAACAAGCCTTGGTTTTAA
- a CDS encoding homoserine dehydrogenase, whose translation MDGINIALLGFGNVGKGVWNIIQMNRDKIERYIDKPIHIKKILVRDINKDRGVDVPGQVFTQKFEDIINDEEIDIVVELVGGIDGAYQYIKSALLKGKNVVTANKAVIATKGEELRQLAKQQGVNLRYEASVAGGIPVINNITRSLSANKIDSIMGIINGTTNYILTQMGDNGMDFDEALKLAQQKGYAEADPTSDIEGEDAAFKLSILIYIVFGLTLSPDEIPREGITKVTQKDIEYAGQIGYKVKLLATARRKGDDFIYYVHPALVPEKHPLASVNDEYNALFIHGNAVGDLMLLGKGAGSMPTGSAVMGDILDISKRMGTSYRSGNLNLVDKNGLNTIGEGKSKYYLRVMVEDKPGQLGKIASTFGKYGISLESVSQRAKGEDLVPLIFITYGVERSILDKALNEILENDIVQKVACILKVENI comes from the coding sequence ATGGATGGTATAAATATAGCATTGCTCGGGTTTGGCAATGTAGGAAAAGGAGTCTGGAATATAATCCAGATGAACAGAGATAAGATAGAAAGATATATAGACAAGCCTATACATATCAAAAAAATATTAGTCAGGGATATAAACAAGGACAGAGGTGTGGATGTACCAGGCCAGGTGTTTACCCAAAAATTTGAGGATATAATAAACGACGAGGAAATAGATATAGTGGTAGAGCTTGTGGGTGGAATAGATGGGGCATATCAATATATAAAAAGTGCCCTATTGAAAGGCAAGAATGTGGTGACTGCCAACAAGGCTGTTATCGCTACTAAAGGGGAGGAACTGAGACAATTAGCAAAGCAGCAGGGTGTAAATTTGAGGTATGAGGCAAGCGTAGCCGGGGGAATACCCGTAATAAATAACATCACTAGGAGTCTTTCTGCAAACAAGATAGATAGTATAATGGGGATTATAAATGGTACTACCAATTATATATTAACTCAGATGGGCGATAATGGCATGGATTTTGATGAGGCCTTAAAGCTTGCACAGCAAAAAGGTTATGCAGAGGCTGATCCTACTTCGGATATTGAAGGTGAAGACGCGGCTTTTAAGCTTTCTATATTGATATATATAGTATTTGGACTTACACTTTCTCCGGATGAAATACCTAGAGAGGGAATAACAAAAGTCACCCAGAAGGATATTGAGTATGCTGGTCAGATAGGATATAAAGTCAAGCTTCTGGCTACTGCACGAAGAAAAGGAGATGACTTTATTTATTATGTACATCCGGCCTTGGTTCCTGAAAAACATCCGCTGGCCTCTGTAAATGATGAATATAACGCTCTCTTCATACATGGAAATGCAGTAGGAGATCTGATGCTTCTTGGGAAGGGTGCCGGTTCTATGCCGACAGGCAGTGCCGTTATGGGAGATATTTTGGACATATCTAAAAGGATGGGAACTAGCTATAGATCTGGGAATTTAAACTTAGTTGATAAAAACGGATTGAACACAATAGGGGAAGGCAAGAGCAAGTATTATTTACGAGTGATGGTGGAGGACAAGCCTGGACAGCTGGGCAAGATAGCATCTACCTTTGGAAAATACGGAATAAGCTTGGAATCGGTGTCCCAAAGGGCTAAAGGTGAAGATCTAGTACCGCTTATATTTATAACATATGGAGTAGAGCGAAGTATATTAGATAAAGCGCTAAATGAGATACTAGAAAATGATATTGTACAAAAGGTTGCGTGCATATTAAAGGTGGAAAATATTTAA
- a CDS encoding DMT family transporter: MEKAYSILLAVIVGVSVALQGSINAELGKYTNSKIAALFSFLVGTIILLGINLFSNNIKTIGNVFKAPPYLVVGGILGVIIVFFTIKVMPVLGAGATLSIIVITQVITGIAIDHFGLFGVDKQPLTVVKAVGVALLFIGVRLIVK, translated from the coding sequence ATGGAAAAGGCGTATTCTATATTATTAGCTGTAATAGTGGGGGTCTCGGTGGCATTGCAGGGTTCCATAAACGCAGAGCTAGGCAAGTATACTAATTCTAAAATTGCCGCTCTTTTTAGTTTTTTAGTAGGAACGATCATACTTTTAGGTATTAATTTATTTTCAAATAATATAAAAACGATAGGGAATGTATTTAAGGCGCCTCCATACCTTGTAGTCGGAGGTATTTTGGGTGTTATAATAGTTTTCTTTACAATAAAAGTTATGCCGGTATTGGGAGCAGGTGCAACTCTTTCTATAATTGTCATTACACAAGTCATTACCGGCATTGCTATAGATCATTTTGGTTTATTTGGGGTTGATAAGCAGCCTTTAACTGTTGTTAAGGCGGTAGGAGTAGCTTTGCTGTTTATAGGAGTCAGACTTATCGTAAAATAA
- a CDS encoding DUF948 domain-containing protein yields the protein MEVALWEVGILLMGIGIFIACIYVCNTLKNANNSIKQITDMISNREQEISTTIEELPETVNSLKELTTNINDKVDELDDVIANIKSITDTANTSVKTIQKAVVPPIIEFTSSIEGIRGAVGFFNKFFVNRRDKANEKA from the coding sequence ATGGAAGTAGCTCTTTGGGAAGTTGGTATATTACTTATGGGAATAGGCATATTTATCGCCTGTATTTATGTTTGCAATACATTAAAGAATGCAAATAACTCAATAAAACAGATAACAGATATGATATCAAACCGTGAGCAGGAGATTTCTACTACTATAGAAGAGCTTCCTGAAACGGTGAACAGCCTAAAGGAATTGACTACTAATATCAATGATAAAGTAGACGAGCTAGACGATGTGATAGCCAATATAAAATCAATTACTGATACTGCAAATACATCGGTAAAGACAATACAGAAAGCAGTTGTTCCACCTATCATAGAATTTACAAGTTCTATTGAAGGCATAAGAGGAGCAGTAGGTTTTTTTAATAAATTTTTTGTAAACAGGAGGGACAAGGCCAATGAAAAAGCCTAA
- a CDS encoding SigB/SigF/SigG family RNA polymerase sigma factor: protein MPEKNGLENSSAYEGDKALFAEYKATKDKEIRDELVHRYLYIAEIIAKKYANRGIEYDDIYQVASLAVIKAVERYDVDRGYEFSSFATPTVIGEVKRYFRDKGWVIRVPRRIQELNYKINKSKEKLTQKLKRTPKVSDIAEYLGVDEEEILEAMESGQVYAPQSIEATYDNLGDDNDLSLLELIGREEKGLVDIENKYFLDDCLSRLNPLEKKIINARFFEEKTQNKVASELGVSQMYVSRMERRIIKKLQGYYKQVVNS, encoded by the coding sequence ATGCCTGAAAAAAACGGTTTAGAAAATTCCTCCGCTTATGAAGGGGATAAAGCATTATTTGCTGAGTACAAAGCTACAAAAGACAAAGAGATTAGGGATGAATTGGTTCACAGATACCTTTATATTGCTGAAATAATTGCTAAAAAGTATGCTAATAGAGGAATAGAGTATGATGATATATATCAGGTGGCAAGTTTAGCGGTTATAAAGGCGGTAGAAAGATATGACGTCGACAGAGGATATGAATTTTCCAGTTTTGCTACCCCGACTGTTATTGGAGAAGTAAAGAGATATTTTCGCGATAAAGGTTGGGTTATAAGAGTACCCAGGCGGATACAGGAGTTAAATTATAAAATAAATAAGTCAAAGGAAAAATTAACACAAAAATTAAAAAGAACTCCTAAGGTCAGTGATATAGCTGAATATTTAGGTGTAGATGAAGAAGAGATATTGGAAGCTATGGAATCTGGACAAGTCTATGCACCTCAGTCTATTGAAGCTACTTACGATAATTTAGGCGATGATAATGATTTAAGCTTGCTTGAATTGATTGGGAGAGAGGAAAAAGGATTGGTGGACATAGAAAATAAATATTTCTTAGATGATTGTCTTTCAAGGTTAAATCCGCTGGAGAAAAAGATTATAAATGCCAGGTTTTTTGAGGAAAAAACGCAAAACAAGGTTGCTAGTGAGCTGGGGGTTTCTCAAATGTATGTATCTAGGATGGAGAGAAGGATAATAAAGAAGCTCCAGGGATACTATAAGCAAGTTGTTAACTCTTAA
- a CDS encoding ATP-binding protein, which yields MNSFSQIAASSEDCIYDKIQLILPNKPEYVSVARLTASAIANRVGFNIEDIEDIKVAIAEACTNAILHGCTECENSFVIDFKVEPGNIEITVKDKGKGMQVDKLKKPDLSNPKEGGLGVFIIKSLMDEVELKSNEGRGTVLTMRKSVTEEE from the coding sequence ATGAATAGTTTTTCCCAAATTGCCGCATCCAGCGAAGATTGCATATATGATAAAATCCAACTTATACTTCCTAACAAACCTGAATATGTGAGTGTTGCAAGGTTGACTGCGTCCGCTATCGCTAATAGGGTTGGATTTAATATAGAAGACATAGAAGATATTAAGGTAGCAATAGCAGAGGCTTGTACTAATGCAATACTTCATGGCTGTACAGAATGTGAAAACAGTTTTGTTATTGATTTCAAAGTTGAACCGGGGAATATAGAAATAACTGTTAAGGATAAAGGGAAAGGAATGCAGGTCGATAAATTAAAAAAGCCTGATCTATCCAACCCTAAAGAAGGGGGGCTTGGAGTATTTATAATAAAATCTCTCATGGATGAAGTGGAGTTAAAGTCTAATGAGGGCAGAGGTACTGTGCTTACAATGAGAAAATCTGTTACGGAGGAGGAGTAG
- a CDS encoding STAS domain-containing protein, producing the protein MAFNVECTKNEAQGNWYVKVEGEVDVYTAPKLKEKLLDPIEKEKTDLVVDMHDLVYIDSTGLGVFIGVLRRVKEYNGNIVLKGPRDNVKRLLEITGLNKIFIVEE; encoded by the coding sequence ATGGCTTTTAATGTGGAGTGTACCAAAAATGAAGCACAAGGTAATTGGTATGTAAAGGTCGAAGGTGAAGTAGATGTTTATACGGCGCCAAAGTTAAAAGAGAAACTTTTGGATCCGATAGAAAAAGAAAAGACAGATTTGGTAGTGGATATGCATGATCTTGTATATATTGATAGCACAGGCTTGGGAGTATTTATAGGGGTTTTGAGAAGGGTTAAAGAGTATAATGGAAATATAGTATTAAAAGGCCCTAGAGATAATGTGAAAAGGCTGCTAGAGATAACGGGTTTAAACAAGATTTTTATTGTCGAGGAGTGA
- a CDS encoding YtxH domain-containing protein yields MSENKGGFFTGVVFGAILGGITALLLTPNTGEKNRDILKKRGNEIKDAILEKGKEIGIDLNQTEELVEQKYNEYKDSGEKTTEMVSEEMEE; encoded by the coding sequence ATGTCAGAAAACAAAGGAGGATTCTTTACTGGCGTAGTTTTTGGTGCAATTTTAGGAGGTATAACAGCATTGCTTTTAACACCTAATACGGGAGAAAAGAATAGAGATATACTCAAAAAAAGAGGCAATGAAATAAAAGATGCTATTTTGGAAAAAGGAAAAGAGATAGGGATAGATTTAAACCAGACAGAAGAATTAGTAGAGCAAAAATATAATGAGTATAAAGATTCGGGAGAAAAAACGACTGAAATGGTTTCTGAAGAGATGGAAGAGTAG
- the proS gene encoding proline--tRNA ligase, whose product MAKKEQQEFVEHITSREEDFSQWYTDVILKAELVDYSPVKGCMVIKPYGYAIWENIQKLLDERFKETGHKNAYFPLFIPESLLKKEQDHVEGFAPEVAWVTHGGNEKLNERLVVRPTSETIICSMYSKWIKSYRDLPVLLNQWCNVVRWEKSTRPFLRTSEFLWQEGHTAHATEQEAQQETLRMLNVYTDFAENDLAMPVIKGQKTEKEKFAGALTTYTMEAMMSDGKALQAGTSHNLGQHFAKVFDIQYLDKDGQLKYVYQTSWGVSTRLIGGIIMVHGDERGLVLPPRVAPVQVVIVPVAMHKEGVLDKANELFTILKKSGIRVELDDRDTYTPGWKFNEWELKGVPVRLEIGPRDIKKNQVVLVRRDTGEKLFVSMDNVSQTIDQLLEQVHDGMYNKAKKFMEDRTFNAENIQQLKDIVDNKKGFAKAMWCGSRECEDSIKDQTGATSRCMPFDQEHISDTCVCCGEKAEKMMYFAKAY is encoded by the coding sequence ATGGCAAAAAAAGAGCAACAGGAGTTTGTTGAACATATTACCTCAAGGGAAGAGGATTTTTCACAATGGTACACTGATGTTATATTAAAGGCTGAACTGGTGGATTATTCCCCAGTAAAGGGCTGTATGGTAATAAAACCGTATGGATATGCTATATGGGAAAATATACAGAAACTATTGGATGAGAGGTTTAAGGAAACAGGACATAAGAATGCATATTTTCCATTGTTTATACCCGAAAGTTTATTAAAAAAAGAGCAGGATCATGTAGAGGGTTTTGCACCTGAGGTTGCATGGGTAACTCACGGAGGAAATGAAAAACTCAACGAGAGGTTGGTGGTAAGACCTACTTCTGAAACTATCATATGTAGTATGTATTCAAAATGGATAAAGTCGTATAGGGATTTGCCTGTACTTTTGAACCAATGGTGTAATGTAGTGAGATGGGAAAAGAGTACGAGACCTTTTTTAAGAACATCAGAATTTTTATGGCAGGAAGGGCATACTGCACATGCAACTGAACAGGAGGCTCAACAAGAGACTTTGCGCATGTTGAATGTTTATACCGATTTTGCAGAAAATGACTTAGCTATGCCTGTTATAAAAGGGCAAAAGACAGAAAAGGAAAAATTCGCCGGTGCTCTTACCACATATACCATGGAAGCCATGATGAGCGATGGTAAGGCATTGCAAGCAGGTACTTCTCACAATTTAGGACAGCATTTTGCAAAAGTTTTTGATATACAATACCTTGATAAGGATGGACAGCTCAAGTACGTATATCAAACCTCATGGGGTGTATCCACCAGACTGATAGGTGGTATAATAATGGTTCATGGGGATGAAAGAGGGCTGGTGTTGCCTCCAAGAGTTGCACCAGTTCAAGTGGTAATAGTACCTGTAGCCATGCATAAGGAAGGAGTGTTGGATAAAGCGAATGAGCTATTTACTATATTGAAAAAGTCAGGTATAAGAGTAGAGCTGGATGATAGGGATACCTATACCCCCGGCTGGAAATTCAATGAGTGGGAATTAAAAGGCGTTCCGGTAAGGCTGGAGATAGGCCCAAGAGATATAAAGAAAAATCAGGTTGTATTGGTGAGAAGGGATACAGGTGAAAAGTTGTTTGTATCAATGGACAATGTATCCCAAACAATAGATCAACTACTAGAACAGGTCCATGATGGAATGTATAACAAGGCAAAGAAATTCATGGAGGACCGTACATTTAACGCTGAAAACATCCAACAATTGAAGGATATAGTAGACAATAAAAAGGGCTTTGCAAAGGCTATGTGGTGCGGGAGCAGGGAATGTGAAGATAGCATAAAAGATCAGACTGGTGCTACCAGTAGATGTATGCCTTTTGATCAGGAACATATAAGCGATACATGTGTATGTTGTGGGGAAAAGGCTGAAAAGATGATGTATTTTGCAAAAGCATATTGA
- the trkA gene encoding Trk system potassium transporter TrkA, whose amino-acid sequence MLGRVFQMEVAIVGAGKLGYKIAESLVNGDIDVTIIDTNPNVIEDVKDHLDVLTVKANGLEIEVLKELDIKSYDIVIAVTNSDETNIIICSLAKKLGCGKTVARIRSPEYTKQISFIKSEMEIDYVVNPELATANEIVRYLLQSYTFYSGNFAKGRVSVVDFKISNLPKFIGKRIMDIENIDGLLITAILRDNKIFIPNGSSQLKEEDIIYIIGEKDNIDRLKEENSNIPDFRNHIKKVMLLGGSKIGYYLAKKLTRLGISVKLIEQNRQKCEYLSEELNDTLVICGDGTDTNLLEEEDLASTDAFIGITGYDEANLLMALMAKQSGVKKAIAKVSRKSYTQIIEKLDIDAAVNPLDITASDILKFIRGGKVVSVSLLLGGEAEVTEIIASESLSIIGKPLSKLGLPKGIIIGSIIHDGQVIIPNGNSVIMPGDRFVVFCLTSEVPVLKHFFTPKKGGPFSELRNYTKNTRKFIDI is encoded by the coding sequence ATACTAGGAAGGGTGTTTCAAATGGAAGTAGCGATTGTCGGAGCAGGTAAGCTAGGCTACAAAATTGCCGAATCCCTTGTGAATGGAGACATAGATGTTACCATAATCGATACAAATCCAAACGTGATAGAGGATGTCAAGGACCATCTGGATGTATTGACGGTGAAAGCAAACGGTCTAGAGATCGAAGTGTTGAAAGAATTAGACATCAAATCTTATGATATAGTCATCGCCGTTACAAATAGCGATGAAACCAACATCATCATCTGTTCTCTGGCAAAAAAATTAGGATGCGGCAAAACAGTGGCTAGAATTAGAAGTCCTGAATACACTAAGCAAATCAGTTTCATTAAATCGGAGATGGAGATCGACTATGTTGTCAACCCGGAACTAGCCACTGCAAACGAAATCGTTCGATATTTATTGCAGAGCTATACATTTTATTCAGGGAACTTTGCAAAAGGCAGAGTATCGGTGGTAGACTTTAAAATATCCAATTTACCTAAATTCATAGGAAAAAGAATAATGGATATAGAAAATATAGACGGCTTGCTGATTACAGCAATACTCAGGGATAATAAAATATTCATTCCCAACGGGTCCAGTCAACTGAAAGAAGAAGACATAATTTATATCATAGGGGAAAAGGATAATATCGACCGATTGAAGGAAGAAAACAGCAACATTCCTGATTTTAGAAATCATATAAAGAAAGTCATGCTATTGGGTGGAAGCAAAATAGGATACTATTTAGCTAAAAAATTGACTCGTCTAGGTATATCAGTCAAGCTCATAGAACAGAACAGACAAAAATGTGAATATCTTTCGGAAGAATTGAACGACACCCTTGTCATATGCGGAGATGGAACAGACACAAATCTGTTGGAGGAGGAAGACTTGGCTTCAACAGACGCATTCATCGGCATAACAGGTTATGACGAAGCCAACCTGCTCATGGCGTTGATGGCCAAACAATCCGGTGTTAAAAAGGCAATTGCCAAAGTGAGCAGGAAAAGTTATACTCAAATAATAGAAAAACTGGATATTGATGCAGCGGTGAATCCTCTAGATATCACTGCCAGCGACATATTGAAATTCATCCGCGGCGGCAAGGTGGTATCAGTATCCCTTCTTCTAGGCGGTGAAGCAGAGGTTACAGAAATCATTGCGTCAGAGAGTTTATCAATTATAGGAAAGCCTCTATCAAAACTGGGCCTTCCAAAAGGCATCATCATCGGCTCCATCATCCATGACGGGCAAGTCATCATCCCTAACGGAAATTCAGTGATAATGCCCGGAGATAGATTTGTAGTCTTTTGTCTTACCTCGGAGGTACCGGTATTAAAGCATTTTTTTACGCCTAAAAAAGGGGGACCATTCAGTGAACTACGGAATTATACTAAAAATACAAGGAAATTTATTGATATTTGA